TCCTTTTCCAACCCCCGAAGGGCCAGAAAATACGATTAATAAGCCACGATCCGCCATGATTTCTCCTTCAATGTCTTTCTATCTAGTGTAACAAAAATCGGCCTAATTTTCAACTGATTTTTTCATTCAAAAAAGCTTGAGATGCTAGATCTCAAGCTTTTGTTTATTTTGCGTAATCGACTGCACGCAATTCTCGAATCACGGTAACCTTAATGTTTCCAGGATACTCAAGATTGGACTCGATCTTCTCACGAATATCATGAGCTAAGATCGTCACTTTATCATCCTTGATTGCCTCAGGGCTAACCATAATACGGATTTCACGACCCGCTTGAAGGGCGAAACTTGTCTTAACTCCTTCAAAACTATTTGCAATTTCTTCAAGATCTTGCAAGCGTTTGATGTAGCTTTCAAGTGACTCACTTCGTGCTCCAGGTCGAGCTGCACTCAAGGCATCCGCTGCAGCGACAATGACTGCGATGACACTTTCTGGTTCCACGTCACCATGGTGACTGGCAATGGTATTGACCACCACTGGGTGTTCCTTGTACTTCCGTGCCAATTCAGTTCCAATCTCGACGTGACTTCCTTCCACTTCACGGTCAATCGCTTTACCGATATCATGTAAGAATCCTGCACGTCGTGCTAAGGTAGCATTTTCACCCAACTCGCTAGCAATAATACCAGAAAGTTTGGCAACTTCAATGGAGTGACGCAAAACGTTTTGACCATAAGAAGTACGGAATTGCAACCGTCCCATGATTTTCATCAAATCTGGATGGAGGTTTGGCGCACCGATTTCATAGGCAGCCGCCTCACCGTATTCACGAATACGATTGTCAATTTCCTGACGGTTCTTCTCAACCAGCTCTTCGATACGGGCTGGATGGATCCGACCATCTTTGAGAAGGCTCTCCATTGTCATTCGGGCAATTTCACGACGAATCGGATCAAACCCTGACAAGGTCACCACTTCAGGCGTATCATCAATAATCACATCGACACCTGTCAAACTCTCAAAGGTACGAATATTGCGACCTTCACGACCGATAATCCGACCTTTCATACTATCGTCCGGCAAATGAACGGTTGAGTTTGTTTGCTCAGCAACAAAATCACCCGCCATTCGCTGCATAGCTTGCACGAGAATGTCTTTTGCGATTTTATCAGAACGTTCTTTCACTTCCAATTCAGCATCTCGAATCCGTGAGGCAATTTCTTTTGAAAGTTGCTCTTCCGTCTGACTCAAAATAATGTCACGCGCTTCTCCTTGACTTAGAGCAGCGACACGTTCCAGTTCTTCTACTTTCTTGTGTTCAAGCTCTTCCAGCTGTTGTTCACGCGTATCAATGTGTTTAGTTCTATCTGTAAGACTTTGCTCTTTGTGTTCAAGAGACTGTTCTTTGCTTGTTAAAATGTCGTCTTTACGATCAAGATTGCTAGCACGTTCTGCCAAACGGCTTTCTAATTGCTTCAATTCTTGTCGTTCTGACTTAAACTCAGCATCGACCTCTTCACGATATTTTCTGGCTTCTTCCTTTGCCTCCAAAAGTGCTTCTTTTTTAAGTGAACTTGACTCATGCTTCGCCTCTTTTAAAATCAAATCGGCTTCGCGTTCAGCCTGCCCACGTAAATTCGTTGCTTCTTGTTCAGCATTCAAAAGGGTGAGTTCCGCAGCTTCTTTTGAAGCTTTCATTTTAAGAGCAGTTCCCACATATCCAATGACTAAACCAATGACCGCGGCAAAAACACCTGTAATAACAAAATTCATGCTTTTACCCCAAATCTATTTAATTAGTTGAATTAAAAATTCTTTTACATTTTACCATAAATTACTAAAATTAACAATCTAAAAAAACAGGAAAAACCTTTTATATTTTTGCTTAACGCTTGTTCTTTTATCGACTTTTCTTTCATGGAACATCTGTGAGACATTCATTTATTTCCACTTTGTTGAATCTGCTTTTTTATGCTATAATCAAGAAAAACAAAGAAGGATTTGAGTATGACAAAAGAAGTAATTGTTGAAAGTTTTGAATTGGACCACACAGCTGTGAAGGCTCCCTATGTACGCTTGA
The Streptococcus parasanguinis genome window above contains:
- a CDS encoding ribonuclease Y, whose amino-acid sequence is MNFVITGVFAAVIGLVIGYVGTALKMKASKEAAELTLLNAEQEATNLRGQAEREADLILKEAKHESSSLKKEALLEAKEEARKYREEVDAEFKSERQELKQLESRLAERASNLDRKDDILTSKEQSLEHKEQSLTDRTKHIDTREQQLEELEHKKVEELERVAALSQGEARDIILSQTEEQLSKEIASRIRDAELEVKERSDKIAKDILVQAMQRMAGDFVAEQTNSTVHLPDDSMKGRIIGREGRNIRTFESLTGVDVIIDDTPEVVTLSGFDPIRREIARMTMESLLKDGRIHPARIEELVEKNRQEIDNRIREYGEAAAYEIGAPNLHPDLMKIMGRLQFRTSYGQNVLRHSIEVAKLSGIIASELGENATLARRAGFLHDIGKAIDREVEGSHVEIGTELARKYKEHPVVVNTIASHHGDVEPESVIAVIVAAADALSAARPGARSESLESYIKRLQDLEEIANSFEGVKTSFALQAGREIRIMVSPEAIKDDKVTILAHDIREKIESNLEYPGNIKVTVIRELRAVDYAK